A window from Rhinolophus sinicus isolate RSC01 linkage group LG18, ASM3656204v1, whole genome shotgun sequence encodes these proteins:
- the SOCS1 gene encoding suppressor of cytokine signaling 1 → MEGSSDRYVARSGKGASARRDRVCAKGRAGVASTAKTETESGAEGPGLQGVESTRGGASQRGPRPSSRFKRLVQGRARSRASCGRGSCTAPGPGACARAAPEPPAAPPAAPSAPPPAHPRTLWPTPPAGPACRMVAHNQVAADNAISTAAETRRRPEPSSSSSPAAPARPRPCPAVPAPAPGETHFRTFRSHAEYRRITRASALLDACGFYWGPLSVHGAHERLRAEPVGTFLVRDSRQRNCFFALSVKMASGPTSIRVHFQAGRFHLDGSRESFDCLFELLEHYVAAPRRMLGAPLRQRRVRPLQELCRQRIVATVGRENLARIPLNPVLRDYMSSFPFQI, encoded by the exons ATGGAGGGGTCCTCGGACAGGTACGTGGCTAGATCAGGGAAGGGGGCCTCTGCCCGGAGGGACCGGGTGTGTGCAAAGGGTCGAGCTGGTGTGGCCTCCACCGCCAAAACAGAAACCGAAAGTGGCGCGGAAGGACCGGGCCTGCAGGGGGTGGAGTCAACAAGGGGCGGAGCCTCCCAACGCGGGCCCCGCCCCTCAAGCCGGTTTAAAAGACTGGTGCAGGGGCGGGCGCGGAGCAGAGCGAGCTGCGGCCGTGGCAGCTGCACGGCCCCCGGCCCCGGAGCATGCGCGAGAGCCGCCCCGGAGCCCCCAGCCGCCCCGCCCGCGGCGCCCAGCGCCCCGCCGCCAG CGCACCCCCGGACGCTATGGCCCACCCCTCCGGCTGGCCCCGCGTGTAGGATGGTAGCACACAACCAGGTGGCAGCCGACAATGCAATCTCCACGGCAGCAGAGACCCGACGGCGGCCAGagccttcttcctcctcctcgccCGCGGCCCCGGCGCGCCCGAGGCCCTGCCCCGCGGTCCCAGCCCCGGCCCCGGGCGAAACGCATTTCCGCACGTTTCGCTCGCACGCCGAGTACCGGCGCATCACCCGGGCCAGCGCTCTCCTCGACGCCTGTGGCTTCTATTGGGGGCCCCTGAGCGTGCATGGGGCGCACGAGCGGCTGCGCGCCGAGCCCGTGGGCACCTTCCTGGTGCGCGACAGTCGCCAGCGGAACTGCTTCTTCGCCCTCAGCGTGAAGATGGCCTCGGGCCCCACGAGCATtcgtgtgcacttccaggccggCCGCTTCCACCTGGACGGCAGCCGCGAGAGCTTCGACTGCCTCTTCGAGCTGCTGGAGCACTACGTGGCGGCGCCGCGCCGCATGCTGGGGGCCCCGCTGCGCCAGCGCCGCGTGCGGCCGCTGCAGGAGCTGTGTCGCCAGCGCATCGTGGCCACCGTGGGCCGCGAGAACCTGGCGCGCATCCCCCTCAACCCTGTTCTACGAGATTACATGAGCTCCTTCCCCTTCCAGATCTGA
- the TNP2 gene encoding nuclear transition protein 2 produces the protein MDTKAQKLPITHTQPHSGSRSQSHTCNHCSCSLHCQNCSPSCSWSQSQSYRRSRSSSQSPTGRCSPPGHQSQSPRSSPLPKHQKHTMQPHHCSKRPPTHSPRYPKNRKNVEAKVKRKVVKRSRRVYKTKRRSSGTFHAGGEGPQGPPAGPWGQ, from the coding sequence ATGGACACCAAGGCACAGAAACTTCCCATCACCCACACGCAGCCCCACAGCGGCTCTCGGTCCCAAAGCCACACCTGCAACCATTGCAGCTGCAGCCTCCACTGCCAGAACTGCAGCCCGAGTTGCAGCTGGAGCCAGAGCCAGAGTTACCGTCGAAGCCGGAGCTCCAGTCAGAGCCCGACGGGCCGCTGCAGCCCACCTGGCCACCAGAGCCAGAGTCCACGATCGAGCCCGCTACCAAAGCACCAGAAACACACCATGCAACCCCACCACTGTTCCAAGCGGCCCCCCACCCATTCCCCCCGCTACCCCAAGAACAGAAAGAACGTGGAAGCAAAGGTGAAGAGGAAGGTGGTCAAGAGGAGCCGgcgggtgtacaaaacaaagagGCGGAGCTCAGGTACCTTTCACGCAGGGGGGGAAGGGCCACAGGGACCCCCAGCTGGACCTTGGGGGCAGTGA